The following coding sequences are from one Brienomyrus brachyistius isolate T26 chromosome 2, BBRACH_0.4, whole genome shotgun sequence window:
- the LOC125719265 gene encoding C-X-C motif chemokine 10, producing the protein MAGGCSSLLVCGLHLSRQPTVTMAPIRSCLLFSALTLICLALLQVSEGRAVRRKCRCMQVSSCINPKTVKEIQIIPQTAMCHRTEIVMMTYNRGPVCVDPNTPCIKKIIQTFTKETTTTKEMGR; encoded by the exons atggcaggcggctgcagttcGCTCCTCGTCTGTGGTCTGCATCTGAGCCGCCAGCCCACTGTCACCATGGCACCCATCAGGTCCTGCCTGCTCTTCAGCGCTCTGACTCTCATCTGCCTGGCTCTGCTGCAAG TGTCAGAAGGACGCGCTGTTAGACGGAAATGCCGCTGCATGCAAGTCTCCTCGTGCATCAACCCGAAGACCGTGAAAGAGATCCAGATCATCCCGCAGACTGCCATGTGCCACAGGACCGAGATCGT GATGATGACATACAACAGAGGACCTGTTTGTGTGGATCCGAACACACCGTGCATCAAAAAGATCATTCAGACATTCACGAAGGA aacaacaacaacaaaggaAATGGGAAGATAA